GGGCTGAGCCGCGGTGGCACCGCACAGGCACAGTGCTGAGCTCGCACAGCGCAGgcttggggctgctggggacaaGGGTCCTGCTTTGAGAGCTCCCTATCTGCCATGCTGCAGCCTCAGTCAGTCCCTGCGTCACCGCACACGGGAGCAGGGACCAAGGGGCTCCCAGGAGGTGACACACACCCCGTACAGACCAGATTTGGGCTGGGAGCCCCTCGGGGTCatgcctgctgctgcatggcTGCTCAGGGGCGGTCGcggtgctgcagctgagcaaTCCCCGGAGCCAGCAACACGGCGGCCCGGGCAAGTCCCCGCCAGTCCTGGCGTGCTCCAGCAACCAGCAGGGACAAGGCCACCCCGAGCCCACCCCCAAGCCCCCGTCCCCTACCTGGAGGTCGAGGCTGCAGGGGTGTCCTGCCACCGCCGCTGCCCAGGCGCAGAGCAGGCCGCAGACACCGAGCAGGCCAGCAGGAGCCATTTGGCTCCAGGAAGCTGCCGggcagaaaaacaagtttgaGGGCGGGTGGCGGAGCCGACCGTGCCGGTGAGGCGCGGTGGTGACGGGGGACGCCCACCCCCGGCCAGGCCACAGCCACCACGACGCCCCACGGTGCCGCTCACCCGGGGCTAGCCCGGCGGCCGTGCTTGCTGCCGCGGGCCGTGAGGCACAGGGCAAGGTGGCGGCGCAGGTTACACATTAACCACCACGCCTCGCCgccccaggggctgctctggggagaGGCAGGCTCCTGGCCGGGTGGCTGTGACAGAGCAAGAGGTGGGCATGGAGGTGGCACCTCAGGAGGGTCGCGCTCAGGGGAGCAGCTTGAGGACGGCTGACCCTGGGGCTGCCTGCCAGCCGTGCCCTGGAATCAGCGAAAACCAGGGAAATGATCCTCAGGGAAAGTGTTTCCCAGCCACCTGTCCTTGATCTCGCCAATGTGGGGTAAATGCAACACAGACGGGcaccctgcctcctcctgctctgccaaTGCAatgggcaggctggggatgccAGTGGCACCGTCATGCAGCAGCACCATCACACAGAGGCATCGTCATTCAGCAGCATCGTCACGCAGCAGCCCCAATGCTGGCGGCAGCCGTGAACCTGGCCTTGCTGGGTGTCTCCAGGGCCTGCTgtgcacagaaaacagagcaaaccGCCAGAAAGGCAGGGCTAGGAAATGCTGCTGAGGCGGCCTGTAGGTGGACTCGCAGGGTGTTTGCGTTTCCTATCAGGAAATGTATCAGTGCATTATGGTTTCTGGCATGCAGTGCCTTGGATTAGAACATGCAAATGATAACAGAAAGGGGTATTTttgtcactatttttttttagtacattATGATTCAGCAAAAATGTTCAAGTCTGTGAATCCAATACAAACCAAGGTGCGGTGGAACCACCCTGTGGTCCTATGGCTCTGTGTTAGAGGAGAGCAAGTGTGGTGGGCACGGCTGCACCAGGCTTGCTGGTTCCTTGTCTGGAGCTGCAGAGTCCTTGCTGAGTGTCCCCACGAAACCTCCCAGAGAGGTCTCCTACTCTGCCTCCGACCCAGGGGATTTGTGCAGATACAAACCTCTTCTCCAGAAAAAGTGCAAGGGGATAAATAAGATTGGGTTCGATCCCTTGGTGGATCCCTGAGATGTGTTCATCGCCTGGTGTGAGAGCTGATGGCTAAATGGATCTAACTCCCCAAAAGACTAGAGCAATGCCTGGTCTTAGTCCCTTCCTGCAGTAAGTGGAGCCGTGCCTTGCTCCCTGGAGGAGCGCGCTGCAAGGCCCGTGTTTGCAGTGTCCCCACAAGTGTGCTTGTTCCACGTCAATAATCCCTTCATCACAGTGGTTCCTCATGTCAGACAACGTTTCACAAAGTGCTTCATAGATTATTGTTCTGCCTGCATGGCCACGCTGCTGTGACCGCAGAGCGTGCTGCCTGTCTCCAACACAGATAAGCACAAGGTGGCACAATGGCAATCACAGTCCTGAGCGTGACTGACCTCTACTGCCAGTAAACTACGGGAAGCAGccatttatttatgttttcatctGCCTAtcccccttcctgcagctgtaTTGAGTGCATGGATGAATCCCTGACCCAGAGTTTTTTGCAAATCAGCTTTGGGTTTGACAGGCAAAGCTGGACAAGGCAGTCCCCGTGAGTGCAGAGAGGCGGCACTGACTGCAGGAGGAACCGGCTGCAGTTGCCCAGCCCACATGGGGCAGCCAGGCTTCTGGACATGCACTCGTTGTTTAAATTACAGACATGCCCCAGGATCTCCCAAAGATGTAGCCCCTCACCTACCCACAGCCCACCAACCAAGGAAGCAACATAATTCATTTTCCAGGCAAATGTAGGCAGCTGCATCCAGCACCCATCTTTTCGGGGTCTCTCCATCGCTCCCGTCTGGGGTAGCCgatggctgtgctggcaggagcgGGTGGGAGCCGGGCACGGAGGCGGCACGGCAGTGTCCCTGTCCACTGCCATCACTCGGCACTCCTCGGGCCCCGTATGGCCCCAGAGCGCGCTGTAAATAGTCGGAAGCGATGAATggatttccccttcctctccatGTGTGCTTTAGATTTTTGGCCGGATACAGCATGGGTTCGGGACACACCAAAACACGAGGcttgctccccagcagcctAGGCTTTCACATGGGAACAACTCGGTGTGCTGCTTGAAAACAGCGTGTGATTGAGCGGGTGAAGATTGCGGCGATTTCCTCGGGAATGCCGTGAATTCACCTGGCTAACAGCCAGTGCCCAGCACCCATCTGAGGCCAGCATGGCCTTGCAGGTCTGGGCAGGCACACGGAGAGGCTGCCACCGTGTCAGGGCCCAGAGCTTTCCCCTGGGTGTAGCCCAAGGGCGGGCGGTTTCTGAAACAGGAAAGAGGGAGACGGGCTGGAAGGCGGTCAAGGAAAGTCAGGCTTTCGGCTGCTTCCAGCTTCCTCCCAGACGTGTTTATGGCCATGCGGAgggcttttttctcccttcagcagctgctgccctcctgcttgGGCTGGCTGGCCGTGTCTTGCTGCAAGGTCTCATCTGGTGCCAAACCAGTCCTCTGCCCCGATATGGGCCTCTGCACACAGAGCAGCTTTGCGGTACCCCCTGTGCTgccacccagccctgcagggacacAGATGGGGCAGGGGATGGTGGCACCCTGttggggctgcctggggctgctcaTCTGTTGTACAGACTGCAGTACCAAATTCTGGCACACAGAAGTGAAGGGGTAAGTGGCAAGAGAAGGAGCAGCGTTAGGACTTCCCTACCAGAGGGGTGTTGGACACCTCTCAGCCAGCactggggatgggggcagagggaggctggATGGCCCAACTGGACTCATGGTGGCCGAGGAGTCCCGAGCTGTGCACGGCCTCAGCACCGTGGGGCAGAtccagcacagggcagctccCGCCCGCGGCTTCTGGAGTCAGGGCTGGCTCCAAACAATGGGTGGAGAGCAGGAAACGCCGCATGGGAAACAGGATTtggctccgccgccgccgccagccgcGGCCCCTTGgcccccttcctttccctgctccacAGAGCCCTTCCCACAGCCGCAGGGGCACACCAAGGGGGTGAGGATGCTGCCGCCCGAGCGGGCTCGGGCGTAGGACCCTCACCATCGCAGGCGAGGAAGGGGCTGGGACACCACCTAGCCTGGCTGGGGCTCAGCATGGCTGGGGACACCTTGAGCACGCAGCCCTAACCCCAGGGGAAGAGCCCCCACCGGGCAGCCCCTTTGCCAAGCAGCcgggcagctgctgagcaggtGGGGACAAGGGCATCTTCGTCACCATGCCCAGGCTATGAGCCAGAAGAGGGGGTCCTGGCTCCCCCAGACGCCAACCAGCACTACAGGGACAAGATGGGGGGCACAGACAGGGGGCAGGGGTCCTGAGCCCCCGCTCATGTGGATCCCGTAGGCAACTGCCACTGCTGGCTCCATCCCCCGTGGCTAGGGCATGGTGGGGATTTTCTGACCTGTGCCAGATTCAGGACACGCCGCTGGGACATGGAACTCCGAGtttatcttctgcttttcttcccgTGGCTGGCAGGTAAatctcccctttccctctgccctgGGGGCAGCCCCTTGCTCAGGGAGCTTTGGTGGGACAAGGCAGCCATGGCAGTCCAGtggtgctggtggagcaggGACTCAAGGGGGGCATGGAGGGAGGAAACATCCCTGTGAGATTGGTGGTTTGGAGACCTTGGGTGCTGGCGGTGCCAGGGCTGAGCTGCCCTCTGCTGCACGccagcatggggctggggcacaGGCAGTGTATGGAACGAGAGGGGGATCCCATTCTGCTGCATGCTTGGCTCATGCAGGGACCTGAGCCCATGGGGATCTCCAAAAGGAGACTGGAAATTCCCGCTGTGCCATGCTGTTGGGTTGGGGGCAAGAAGGTTCTGGAAAAGGGGTGATATTTGGGTTATGGGGGTCTGTCGCTGACCTGGGTGGGCCCAAGCCCTGGTCTGGCCATGACGTGTCCCAGTGCTCCCCCCCACAGGGGCCATCCTGGACATCACCCTGATTGCCAACGTGCAGAGCCTGTCCCACTCCGACTTCTTCCTCTCCTGCGTCATGGGCGAGCGTGACGTGAGCTACCTGCAGATTGAGCGGGAGAACAAGATCGTGATGACACACCCCAAGACGGGCTTCCAAAACTACCGCAACCGCAGCAACCACGTCCAGGCCAGGGGCTTCTCCATGCCCGACCTGGTGGGGATCCTGTACTGCATGGGGCGCACCCCAACGGAGCAGGCCCAGGTGGTCTACGTGCACAACAGCCACAACGGTGAGCGGATGGGGCTCTAGGGCAGTGTGACCCAGTCACTGAAGCTAGGTTTGGGGTCTTCTGCCACTGGTGGTGGCAGCTCTCGGgtcagcaggcagctctggttCTTGTGCAGAACATGGGTGAGGTGGTGGACCGCCACCACGAGGTCTTGTCTGGTCAAGCATTGGGCATGAGCAGCAGCCATTCTGGTGTTTGTAGGGTGCTGTGGATTAACCCGTAGCATGCAGGAGATGGCACCTGGTGCAATGAAGTAGCATTTGCACCCCATGAAGGTACGAGAGGAGAGGGATTTTCATCTGGAGGAGCCTGGCCTGGCCCCAGGGGCGCTTGGTGGCCTCCTGCCAGGGCGGTGTGTGGGCAGGGCAGCCGGCGGCAGCCGCCTGGGGCGGGAGCGGCGTGCAGGAGCCGGGCAAGGTCCGAGCGGAGGGAAGCTGAAGGAGGTGGGGAGGTCTGGCAATCATCAACCAGGCAGAGGGGCCAGCGGgcagtgccagccccagggTCCTGCTGAGGGGccctggcagagctggctctgccccagccgGGCTCGTGGGGAGGGCTgggtgcaggaggcagcatGGGGCTTgtctcctgcccctgctcctctgcagggcCATAGAGCCAAAAGGGCCTCCTCAGGCTGGCCATAATGCCCAGGGATCATAGTCTCTGGCACTGCCCTTGCTGACCTCCTCTTCTCGTGGCTCTTGAGACTTCACGGAGCTGTTGGGACTGAAATTTTCTGCGATAGGTGTTTTCCTCTGGATGTTTTCTAGCTCTTTGTTAGAAAGATTTGGCTAAAACAACACATTTCCCTGCCTGTGTTAAAATTCAGCTCTACCACACTGTTTTGAGCTGCTCCAGTATCTCAAACTGGGGAACAGACTGTGATAAGGACTGTGCTGGTGGGGCATGAGCATCCTCCAAGGAGCAAGGGCTGATCTGTGTCCTCCGCCAGGGGTTTGCACTGAAAATGGCAGCGGTCTTATCGGGAACAGAGACGGACAGTCTGGGCAAACAGAgtgctggggaggtgctgaGGGAGGAGGGCAGAGTGCTGGGAAGCGGCGAGGGAAGGCACAGGGGTGcacaggggacagggagggcgTGGGCACGTTGGAAGAGCACTGCAGTAAGTTAAGGGGGAGTGAGAGGAGCTCTGCACCCCTATATTGCATGGATGAGGTGGTGGCTGGGACCCAGGCTCACTGGTCTGGTCCAAAGCCCCTGCAGGAGTCACAAGTGACCAAAAAGCTGTTGTTGCTCTGTTTAATTTAGAGAAGGAgaagcttagaaaaaaaatgagaaagactgatcaaagggaaaaataacaaaaaaaaatcttgccaaGGGAGTGAGGGCTGTATAAAGAAACCACCTTGGAGACTGAAGTGCCTATTGTTTTGGCTCTCCCTGGGGGGCTGAGCATGCACAAAAGCAGTATCGATAAGCAGCAGGTAGGGAATGCTCTCAGAGGAGAGTTGGTGTCTTCCAAGAGGCTGTGCGCAAGTGGGAACATAAGAAAGATTTGAAACTTTGAAAGTTTTGCTGTAAAAGCACAGTAAAACAGACCAAAAATATCCCAAGAAGCAATTTGATGAAGGGTTTAAACCTGacaataaactattttttttagatatcCAGAGCAGAAAGGTGCCCAGAGAGGccactgcagaaaaattaaattattttatttttgcgTCTGTGAACACAATAGGGAAGTTCAGGAAATTTGTCAGAGGATCTGTCTAAAATTACAGGGCTGATAAGAGAAGACAGGCAATAAATAGCATAAACGAGCAGTGCTGCGTTGCCAGGACCTCTCCTTGGCTTGCATCAgtgccagcgggcaggctgcAAGGCTGCTGGTGTGCCACCGGCCTGCGTTACGAGCTCTCTAAGAGGGGGCTTGCACCCTCATATAGGAAAATTCCTTTCCAAAGGCAAAGATGCCCATGGGGACCCTGTTTTGCAAGGTTAGATGCTGGGCTCTCACTTGAGGCATTGGACAGAAGGTCCAGAGGCGGGCAGAGCCTCCTGGGCTGCCAgagagggggctgcagggagacgTGCACAGCTCTGTGAGATCCTGCATGCCTGGGAGCACCGCAGAGCCATCAGTTATCTGATGTTATCTCTCCCACTGCAAGCACAAGAGAAAACTGGTAACAGGCAGGTGAAGAGGAGACAAGGAGGTGGTTCCTTGTGCTCCGTGCACAAGGAACTGGGCAGGACCAGGGCTAAATCTGTGTGCCTTTGACAAGAACAAAACCCGTGGAAGAACAGTCTCGAGTGTGGCAGAGTGAAAAGAGAGATAAGAGCTGACTCGGGAAGCTGCCGGGCTGCAGGTGGTGCAGGCGGGGAGGCTCTCCTGGGGAATTACCGGGATGCACTCGACCTGCTGTGCCCTTGCCGGGCGTCCGCGGTGTGTGCTGCTGGCCCACGCTGGGGGCAGGATGCAGGGCTGGATGTGCTCTGCTCCCACCCAGCACAGCCGGTGTCAGGGTGTGCGATCTGGTGCCCTGGGAGCCGGCACCTGAGTGTGCCCTTCTTTGTGTCTGCCCTGGCACGCCCAGGGCTTGGCTTCCCAGTCCTTAACACATTTATAGCCTGGTTTAGGCTCAAAGCTGCGCTCTGGCTGACGCACAGCATAGCTATGGGAGTTCATCGCTGTCGCATACCCTGACACGTGGGAAATCAGGAAAACATGGCTGTGCCGTGGCTGagtgctctgctgcaggcaggggcagccGCCCCTCGCTGCCCCTCGCTGCCCCTCGCCTGTCTGCAGCTGCTCCGCAACTCCCTGGTCTGGCAGCAAGCAGGGTGTCCCAGGCTGTCACGTCGCCCCaggctgctgtcaccagcatCACGGGAGAGCAGGACGCCCCGTCTCTGGGCTGACAGCCCTCTTGCAGCTCATCTAGCAGGCGTGCAGATGGGGATGTGCGTGGCGATGACCCCATGGAACGCTGGGCTTGGGCTGTGTTTTGGGGTGGCTGGTCCAGGGGTGCCAGTgctgccctcagcctgctcctcctcctcctcctccgcagCCCACCTCTTCCCGGTGAGGGCCACGCAGTCTGTGAACATCGCCGAGACGGCCACCTTCTCTGCCAGGGTCCTCAAGAGGAAGGAGACGGACGTTATgtggaaaagaaatggcaagtggccccgcagcagggctgctcccacaCGGTGCCTTGCGCCAGCCCCACTCCCAGCCCCGTTCACTCCCCCACCCCAGGGTGCCGGTGTCCCCAGGTCACCCTCTGTCCCCTCGCAGGTACCTACTACCAGACCACAGACCGGGGCGAGGTGCGGGGCGACCTCTTCACCCTGACCCTCCCCAACGTCAGCGTGAGCGAAAACGGCGTCTACAGCGCCACGTTCATGGGGGACAGCCCTCTGTGGAGTGCCTTCTACAGGCTGATCGTGAGAGGTGAGCAGGGCCGGGGAGGTGGCACCCCGCTGTCCCTTCCTGTCCCACAGGGACACGTGGCCCTGCTAGACCAGTGCCACCCCACAGACCCTCTGCTCTCCCCGCAGCATGCACCGCGAAGAAGTGGGGACCATCCTGCGAGAAGGACTGTCCCGACTGCCTGAACGGGGGTGTCTGCCACGACCACGTCGGTGAATGCATCTGCCCTCCCGGCTTCACGGGCACCCGCTGCGAGAGAGGTAGGGTGCCCGGCTGCCTCTGCCCCGTGGGGATGAGCTGTGCCCGGggggttccatgctgcagccccagaTCCAGGCATCACGGCCAGAAACTGTGtctgcatccccagccccctgctTCTCGAGCAGGACCATCCACCTCCTCAGGACAAGCTTTGGGGTGGGGGCTCCTTGCCTGCTTGGGGTGGTGATGGGGGGCTTCAGGACCCCAAGCTGGCACCACGCTGTGCACAGGCACACTGCTTGTTTTCCAGCCTGTCGGGAAGGCCAATTTGGCCGCAACTGCCAGGAGACATGCCAGagagcccagggctgcagggggctgagCTTCTGCCTGCCAGACCCCTACGGCTGCTCCTGCGCCTCGGGGTGGAGCGGCTCCCGCTGCAACCAAGGTACGGGGATGTGGGCATCTGCCACCCGGCCCTGCGTGGGGGTCCCTGCCCCGGCGTGGGACCACCGGCACACCGTGGCTGGGGATAGCAGTGAGCATTTCTCTTCCCGCAGCCTGTCCCCCAGGATACTACGGCCCCGACTGCGCCCTGGGCTGCGCCTGCCGGAACGGGGGCAGCTGTAACCGCTTCAGCGGCTGCGTCTGCCCCGCGGGCTGGCACGGGCAGCACTGCGAGAAGTCAGGTGAGTCTGGCGCGGGGCTGCAACGGGTCTCTGTCCCCTGCAGGgtggctccagctcctcctcgcTGGGGACATGGTGGGAGCTGGTGCCAGCCTATGCAGCTGGGGGGGCAGCCCACCTTGCTGGCAGAAAtagcccccagccccgtggaaaccagggtgctgagctgcaagGGTAGTGTGTACTCCGGCTCTCATGAATTAGCTGTGCCGAGAGCATCGCTGGGCCTGGAGCATGGGGAGGGATCTGGGATGGACCCCACTGCTCAGCCACGACCCCCAGCACCGGCTGCACTGCAGATGTGACTGGGGAAAGGTCTGAGCATCTCCTGTACATGGGGCAAAGCACGACCAGCCCTAACGCTGATTTCTCCGCACCAGACCGCTTCCCCCAGATCATCAAGCTGGCTTCGGAGCTGGAGTTCAACCTGGGCTCGGAGCCCATCATCAGCTGCGTGGCCACCGGCAACCCACTGCCCGCGAGCGACGGCGTGGAGCTGCGCAAAGCTGACGGCACTGTGCTCAAGGTACCGCACACCGCCCCGTGTCCACCCCGTGTCCTCGCCCCGCCATCATCCCTGGGCATTGGCACGTGTTGCAGGCTTCCCCAAAATCAGCGGTCTCCCCACTGGCCTGGGCTGCCGCAGGGAGTGATGGATGGCTCCTCTGTGCCCACAGCTGGTCAAAGCCATCATCGAGCCGGGGCAGATCACCTGCGAGTTTCAGGTGCGGCGCCTGATGAAGGACGACGCGGGGCTCTGGGAGTGCAGAGTCTCCACCACCGGGGGCCAGGACAGCCGGAAAGTCAAGGTCAACATCCGAGGTGAGGGATGagtggaggtgctggggacatGGTGTGGCAATGTGAGCCCCCTGCTGGACTAGATGCCGCCCATCATGTGTCACAGTGCCAGCAGACAGGTTTGGGTGGTGATAAGACACTTGTTGGGGTCCTCCCTTCCCTGACAATGCTGGAAAGAGCCGAGAGGTGGTGGATGTCCCCACACTCTGCTCCTCATTGCTTCTGGTCCTActcatatttttccttccttcacacCCAGTGCCCCCAGCGCCCCTGAGCCCCCCCCGGCTGCTGGCCAAGCAGAGCCGCCAGCTCGTGGTGTCACCTGTGGACTGCTTCTCTGGCGACGGACCCATCGTCTCCGTCAAGCTGCTCTACAAGCCCAAGGACGACACCTCAGTGTGGTCTTCTATTGTGGGTATGTGCCTGTCCTCACAGGTAGGACCTGGTGGAGGGGTCTGGGGTGGGCAGAGGTCTCCATCCCGCTCAGCAGGACCCCCTGGGACCCTCTGTGGTGATGCCAAGGAGGACACCGATGGTGGGGCAGGTTGTGGGTGGGGGGGCGTGGCTTTGACATGTCCTCTTGGCCAACAGTTGACAACAGCGAGAACATCACCCTGATGAACCTCCGGCCGGTGACTGCCTATGTTGTCAAGGTGCAGCTGAGCCGGCCGGGGGACGGCGGGGAGGGCAGCAAAGGACCTGAGGCCGTCATGGTGACCGAGTGCCTAGGTGGGCCCCCATCCCTCTGACCCCAAACCTGACCCTACATGGCATGGGGTCCGCCAAGCCTCAGGGCTGGCACGTGGTCACTTTTCGCTGCCTTTTTGTTCACAGAGCCCACAGTCAAGCCCGTGATTGAAGGCTGGTCCATTGAGGAGAAAAACACACTTCATGTCAACTGGAAATTGCCAAGTAACCACGAGCCGGCACACGGGTTCATCGTCCATCTCTTTGACTCTGCGAGGCGCCTGGTCTGGGAGAAAAACATCACGTCCATCTCCGTGCTCTCCGCTCGCATCGCAGACCTGGAGTTCAACAAGGAGTACgggctggaggtgctggtgtACCACTGCACCAGCCTGGGGCCCCCCTCCGACCTCTACAAGGTCATGATCAACAGCAAAGGTGGGCACCGCGCGGGGCCAGGCTAAGGCACACTCCCCCCAGAGCATGGGGGGCTTTAGGGGAGCCATCTCCTACCTGCACCTCATGGAGAAAGGGGGAGGAAACTGGGAGGTGAAGTGCAGAAACGTGTGATGCCTGCAGACAGATCTGTCCTCCGTGCCCTCACCCAAGCCTTGCTGGGCTTGCCTACACTTGCTGCCCTTACAACACCCCGTAGCGACAAGTTCCTCAATATAATTATattctgtgtaaaaaaaaacatatccttTTGTTTGCATTCACCCCAGTGATCTCACTGGGTGGTCACGTCCCGTCAGCCTGGCCAACCCTTCTGGCAGACGAGGGGGAAGGAGCGCACAAGCTGTGACTTCAGTGAGGTTCAGCGCAGCCTGGTACCTGCTGGGAAGGCTTCTTGCGTGTCAGGCCGAGGGGATGTAgtgctccctctgctctgtgcttgtgAGAGCTTCGGGTAATTGCGGGATGTGTGCTTTAGGATGTGGGCAAGGCTCAGAGGAGGAAGTgggaaagataaaaaaacatCATCTGTGAGGAAGggttgaagaaagaaaatatcccAAGAGGTGTTCAGTACAGAGACATCTAGCTTGAGGGTGCCTGAGGCTGGGAAAAGGTGGTGCGGCCCTGTCCTGCTGTTCCACCCTCCCATCCCCACCCACTTCTGGCCACCGCTGGAGGCAGGACACCAGGGAGGTGGTCTGACCCAAGGGGCAGATCCAGGGAAGAAGGTGAGACTGAAAGGTGGCTGGaaagccagctcccagcccacaCAGGGTCGTCAGGAAGGGGACAGTGACCAGCTGCTGCTCGTGACAGCGAAGAGATGGACGATTgcccctgcagtgctgggagccccaTGCTGGGACTGAcgctctcctctcctcctcccagggCCCTCCTCCCCACGGTCACTGTCAGCAGAGTCTGTGTCCGACACGGCCGTCAGGCTCTCCTGGCAGGTCCCCGAGTACCCCAACGGGGGCATCACCAAGTACAtagtggagctgcagcaggtgggGGGCACCAGCGAGCCCCAGTGGATTGACACCGACAACGGCGCTGAGACCACCAAGACCGTCGGTGGCCTCAACGCCAGCACCACCTACCAGTTTCGTGTCCGGGCCAACTCCCACGTCCCGGGGGAGTGGAGCCAGCCTGTGAAAGCCAAGACCCTGGGGGGACGGTGAGTGGGGTGTCCCCGGGGCTGCACCACAGCCCCTCGGCAGGAGGTGTCACCTCCGCAGCCCCACCGCTGACCTGccgtgccctgctgcccacctctccccaggAGCTTGGAGCTCTCTGCTGGAGCTCGGTGTCAGTGTCTGGGTCAGCAGAGAGGCCGGGCTGCTCGTGGTAACCTCTGGAGCAGCAACCCAAGCCCAAACACTTGTGTATGTCTTcagacctcctgctcctcctaCTCCTGAGCAGATTCTGGGTGGCTCTGCCTTGGTCAGAGGGTGACACGGTGTGCAAGGGGCAGGACAGAGGTGGCACAAAAGGGTCTGGTG
This Cygnus olor isolate bCygOlo1 chromosome 8, bCygOlo1.pri.v2, whole genome shotgun sequence DNA region includes the following protein-coding sequences:
- the TIE1 gene encoding tyrosine-protein kinase receptor Tie-1 isoform X1, with translation MELRVYLLLFFPWLAVLPPTGAILDITLIANVQSLSHSDFFLSCVMGERDVSYLQIERENKIVMTHPKTGFQNYRNRSNHVQARGFSMPDLVGILYCMGRTPTEQAQVVYVHNSHNAHLFPVRATQSVNIAETATFSARVLKRKETDVMWKRNGTYYQTTDRGEVRGDLFTLTLPNVSVSENGVYSATFMGDSPLWSAFYRLIVRACTAKKWGPSCEKDCPDCLNGGVCHDHVGECICPPGFTGTRCERACREGQFGRNCQETCQRAQGCRGLSFCLPDPYGCSCASGWSGSRCNQACPPGYYGPDCALGCACRNGGSCNRFSGCVCPAGWHGQHCEKSDRFPQIIKLASELEFNLGSEPIISCVATGNPLPASDGVELRKADGTVLKLVKAIIEPGQITCEFQVRRLMKDDAGLWECRVSTTGGQDSRKVKVNIRVPPAPLSPPRLLAKQSRQLVVSPVDCFSGDGPIVSVKLLYKPKDDTSVWSSIVVDNSENITLMNLRPVTAYVVKVQLSRPGDGGEGSKGPEAVMVTECLEPTVKPVIEGWSIEEKNTLHVNWKLPSNHEPAHGFIVHLFDSARRLVWEKNITSISVLSARIADLEFNKEYGLEVLVYHCTSLGPPSDLYKVMINSKGPSSPRSLSAESVSDTAVRLSWQVPEYPNGGITKYIVELQQVGGTSEPQWIDTDNGAETTKTVGGLNASTTYQFRVRANSHVPGEWSQPVKAKTLGGRSAERAAQPGQPEHRAVGNRPAAALGHRRLRVRHLPHHPLCPPGALPHQEELFPPAPHLHVPVWLGECHLPRQDGVPSSPRPSPIQVTLHSLQSGCSQASPPRGEGRRDHPAVQLGDADADAPAQAAARAPQLPHPGVGGHQVRGYDRGGELRAGHQGHDQEGWLEDERSHQDAEGVCLRERPPGLCRGAGGAVQAGPSPQHHQLAGGL
- the TIE1 gene encoding tyrosine-protein kinase receptor Tie-1 isoform X3 yields the protein MELRVYLLLFFPWLAVLPPTGAILDITLIANVQSLSHSDFFLSCVMGERDVSYLQIERENKIVMTHPKTGFQNYRNRSNHVQARGFSMPDLVGILYCMGRTPTEQAQVVYVHNSHNAHLFPVRATQSVNIAETATFSARVLKRKETDVMWKRNGTYYQTTDRGEVRGDLFTLTLPNVSVSENGVYSATFMGDSPLWSAFYRLIVRACTAKKWGPSCEKDCPDCLNGGVCHDHVGECICPPGFTGTRCERACREGQFGRNCQETCQRAQGCRGLSFCLPDPYGCSCASGWSGSRCNQACPPGYYGPDCALGCACRNGGSCNRFSGCVCPAGWHGQHCEKSDRFPQIIKLASELEFNLGSEPIISCVATGNPLPASDGVELRKADGTVLKLVKAIIEPGQITCEFQVRRLMKDDAGLWECRVSTTGGQDSRKVKVNIRVPPAPLSPPRLLAKQSRQLVVSPVDCFSGDGPIVSVKLLYKPKDDTSVWSSIVVDNSENITLMNLRPVTAYVVKVQLSRPGDGGEGSKGPEAVMVTECLEPTVKPVIEGWSIEEKNTLHVNWKLPSNHEPAHGFIVHLFDSARRLVWEKNITSISVLSARIADLEFNKEYGLEVLVYHCTSLGPPSDLYKVMINSKGPSSPRSLSAESVSDTAVRLSWQVPEYPNGGITKYIVELQQVGGTSEPQWIDTDNGAETTKTVGGLNASTTYQFRVRANSHVPGEWSQPVKAKTLGGRSAERAAQPGQPEHRAVGNRPAAALGHRRLRVRHLPHHPLCPPGALPHQEELFPPAPHLHVPVWLGRRDHPAVQLGDADADAPAQAAARAPQLPHPGVGGHQVRGYDRGGELRAGHQGHDQEGWLEDERSHQDAEGVCLRERPPGLCRGAGGAVQAGPSPQHHQLAGGL
- the TIE1 gene encoding tyrosine-protein kinase receptor Tie-1 isoform X2 → MELRVYLLLFFPWLAGAILDITLIANVQSLSHSDFFLSCVMGERDVSYLQIERENKIVMTHPKTGFQNYRNRSNHVQARGFSMPDLVGILYCMGRTPTEQAQVVYVHNSHNAHLFPVRATQSVNIAETATFSARVLKRKETDVMWKRNGTYYQTTDRGEVRGDLFTLTLPNVSVSENGVYSATFMGDSPLWSAFYRLIVRACTAKKWGPSCEKDCPDCLNGGVCHDHVGECICPPGFTGTRCERACREGQFGRNCQETCQRAQGCRGLSFCLPDPYGCSCASGWSGSRCNQACPPGYYGPDCALGCACRNGGSCNRFSGCVCPAGWHGQHCEKSDRFPQIIKLASELEFNLGSEPIISCVATGNPLPASDGVELRKADGTVLKLVKAIIEPGQITCEFQVRRLMKDDAGLWECRVSTTGGQDSRKVKVNIRVPPAPLSPPRLLAKQSRQLVVSPVDCFSGDGPIVSVKLLYKPKDDTSVWSSIVVDNSENITLMNLRPVTAYVVKVQLSRPGDGGEGSKGPEAVMVTECLEPTVKPVIEGWSIEEKNTLHVNWKLPSNHEPAHGFIVHLFDSARRLVWEKNITSISVLSARIADLEFNKEYGLEVLVYHCTSLGPPSDLYKVMINSKGPSSPRSLSAESVSDTAVRLSWQVPEYPNGGITKYIVELQQVGGTSEPQWIDTDNGAETTKTVGGLNASTTYQFRVRANSHVPGEWSQPVKAKTLGGRSAERAAQPGQPEHRAVGNRPAAALGHRRLRVRHLPHHPLCPPGALPHQEELFPPAPHLHVPVWLGECHLPRQDGVPSSPRPSPIQVTLHSLQSGCSQASPPRGEGRRDHPAVQLGDADADAPAQAAARAPQLPHPGVGGHQVRGYDRGGELRAGHQGHDQEGWLEDERSHQDAEGVCLRERPPGLCRGAGGAVQAGPSPQHHQLAGGL